A genomic window from Dechloromonas sp. A34 includes:
- a CDS encoding P-II family nitrogen regulator codes for MKEIKAYIRKYRIADVVQALRDSGLCDLGASTGCHNITVVQVLRPLASADPADQHYSMELAEPVVAEFKLELACPDDLVDALSDLIAKAAHTGQPEAGWIFVTDIQRATEIR; via the coding sequence ATGAAAGAGATCAAGGCATACATCCGGAAATACCGCATCGCCGACGTGGTGCAGGCGCTGCGCGACTCGGGTCTGTGCGATCTGGGCGCCAGCACCGGCTGCCACAACATCACGGTGGTCCAGGTGCTGCGACCACTGGCCAGTGCAGATCCCGCGGACCAGCACTATTCGATGGAGCTCGCCGAACCCGTCGTGGCCGAATTCAAGCTGGAACTCGCGTGCCCGGACGACTTGGTTGACGCGCTGTCGGACCTCATCGCCAAGGCGGCGCATACGGGGCAGCCCGAAGCGGGATGGATTTTTGTGACCGATATTCAGCGCGCAACTGAGATTCGATGA